In Apodemus sylvaticus chromosome 8, mApoSyl1.1, whole genome shotgun sequence, one genomic interval encodes:
- the LOC127690981 gene encoding uncharacterized protein LOC127690981, translated as MLSMLRRIFRRENRIQTEIRPRQKRQKEAGLLSYWETRRKKWSWGRHRSDGKVSSQVSTINEEEQRMKRLDKLKRDLQKMENERNELRGILANYTNKDLNDRNNFEKFMLTMQYHQMMTDLKKMPQEISEALSKSQELTKENHSYWINNCQLLSEYNHEKHKVKMLWTEKRELLQEQIALEEDSKLTNILCIKGCEVLNDPFSKKTNDCGT; from the exons ATGCTGTCCATGCTGCGCAGGATATTTCGGAGGGAGAATAGAATACAGACAGAGATCAGGCctaggcagaagaggcagaaagaggctGGTCTTCTGTCTTATTgggaaacaagaaggaagaaatggtcaTGGGGAAGGCACA GGTCTGATGGGAAGGTGTCATCACAAGTCTCCACCATCAATGAggaggagcagagaatgaagaggTTGGACAAGCTCAAAAGGGatctccagaagatggaaaatgagagaaatgaacTCCGGGGAATCCTGGCCAATTATACTAACAAGGACTTGAACGACAG GAACAACTTTGAGAAGTTCATGCTTACAATGCAATACCACCAAATGATGACTGacctcaagaaaatgccacaagaGATCAGTGAAGCCTTGTCCAAGAGCCAGGAACTGACTAAAGAAAATCACTCATACTG GATCAATAATTGCCAACTCCTAAGTGAATATAACCATGAAAAGCACAAAGTCAAGATGTTGTGGACTGAGAAAAGGGAACTGCTACAGGAGCAGATTGCACTGGAAGAAGACAGCAAGCTAACGAACATTTTGTGTATAAAAGGCTGCGAGGTTTTGAATGACCCCT TTTCTAAAAAAACAAACGACTGTGGTACATAA